In one window of Pseudomonadota bacterium DNA:
- a CDS encoding response regulator yields the protein MSDNSGKILIVDDDKDIRLLLNFILSKAGHIVMQAANGAEALELINKYRFKLIISDFKMPVMDGYELVKRLKKASETSDIPILLLTGSEPMGMASEDLEYRPDDWLSKPFNSGDIMPKVIKLLSIG from the coding sequence ATGTCGGATAACTCAGGAAAAATACTTATTGTTGATGACGATAAGGATATACGTCTTTTATTGAATTTTATCCTTTCAAAGGCCGGTCATATTGTTATGCAGGCTGCAAACGGTGCTGAAGCTCTTGAATTGATAAATAAATACAGATTCAAACTGATTATCAGCGATTTCAAAATGCCGGTTATGGATGGTTATGAGCTTGTAAAAAGATTGAAAAAAGCTTCTGAGACATCTGACATACCGATACTGCTTCTCACCGGGAGTGAGCCGATGGGAATGGCATCTGAAGATCTTGAATATCGACCGGACGACTGGCTTTCTAAACCATTTAACTCAGGCGATATTATGCCAAAAGTTATAAAACTTTTATCTATTGGATAG
- a CDS encoding FecR domain-containing protein, protein MKKALFFTLYIFVAMMLCLFMCLPAVASSDNDYVELRVEKGDKLINICNKYLSNPAKWREVAKFNRMENPDFILPGQRIKIPARLIQGVPLDGRTTFIYGDVKIQKNEISEWAKLRIGDSVSRGSRIQTGKASSAEITFEDKNSIFIKSDTTLGIITSEKKGSNYTVNNFYLKTGRVVTKIKEATGSDSRITINTPSAAAAVRGTEFRVSVDQAESMRTEVLTGIVGVTAMKKTIKLKEGEGTYVQKGSAPTQPAKLLPPPELLDHRSIYKDMPLKFTFKEMPGLLSIRGLITKDREGRNIMDEKIIRQKESLEFINLLDDTYYLFCQGIDELGIEGFQSRPYEIKLKANPLPPLIHLKGDEAEFIGKSAEFKWLKVKDAAKYHVQVASERNFAAIMEEKTDHSSETYKTGALDFNQYYLRVSSIADDGYEAGWSEIVPFRLVPPPPSPQLDKPTVSEKNIFLKWKNLGESITYHFQIARDMEFKEVILDKKIEKSEISFEKPEDSGEYYVRTSSIDRKGREGDFSSPQSFEIKSKIIYGLMAFFTAVGITLLLVP, encoded by the coding sequence ATGAAAAAAGCTCTTTTTTTTACACTTTATATTTTTGTGGCCATGATGCTATGCCTGTTCATGTGTCTTCCTGCTGTAGCTTCTTCAGATAATGATTATGTAGAGTTAAGAGTTGAAAAGGGCGATAAGCTTATAAACATATGTAATAAATATCTTTCAAATCCCGCAAAGTGGCGTGAGGTTGCAAAGTTTAACCGCATGGAAAATCCGGATTTTATCCTCCCGGGTCAAAGAATAAAAATACCTGCAAGGCTTATCCAGGGCGTTCCCCTTGACGGAAGGACTACCTTTATTTACGGTGATGTAAAAATTCAAAAAAACGAAATATCTGAATGGGCTAAGCTAAGGATTGGAGATTCAGTCTCTCGTGGAAGTAGAATACAAACAGGCAAAGCAAGTTCTGCTGAAATAACCTTTGAGGATAAAAATTCAATTTTTATAAAATCCGATACAACGCTGGGTATCATTACATCCGAGAAAAAAGGTTCAAATTATACTGTAAATAATTTCTATCTGAAAACCGGCAGGGTTGTAACAAAAATAAAAGAAGCCACAGGCAGCGATTCACGTATAACAATCAACACACCTTCGGCTGCTGCCGCAGTCAGGGGAACAGAATTCAGGGTTTCTGTGGATCAGGCAGAATCAATGCGAACAGAAGTGCTCACCGGAATTGTCGGCGTCACAGCTATGAAAAAAACAATCAAATTGAAGGAAGGCGAAGGCACATATGTACAGAAAGGTTCCGCGCCCACCCAGCCTGCAAAACTTCTTCCTCCGCCTGAATTGCTCGACCACAGATCTATCTATAAAGATATGCCTCTTAAGTTTACCTTTAAGGAAATGCCCGGTCTTTTATCTATAAGAGGTTTGATTACAAAAGATAGGGAAGGCAGGAACATTATGGATGAAAAAATCATCAGGCAGAAGGAATCGCTTGAATTTATAAACCTTCTTGACGACACTTATTATCTCTTTTGCCAGGGGATTGATGAACTCGGCATAGAGGGCTTCCAGTCTCGGCCCTATGAAATAAAACTTAAAGCCAATCCGCTTCCTCCGCTTATTCATTTAAAAGGTGATGAAGCAGAATTTATCGGAAAATCAGCCGAATTTAAATGGCTTAAAGTGAAAGATGCAGCAAAATATCATGTGCAGGTTGCATCTGAGAGAAATTTTGCAGCCATAATGGAAGAAAAAACCGACCATAGTAGCGAAACATATAAAACAGGTGCCCTTGACTTCAATCAATATTATTTGAGAGTAAGTTCTATTGCTGATGACGGTTATGAAGCAGGCTGGTCCGAGATCGTTCCTTTCAGGCTTGTCCCCCCTCCGCCATCACCACAACTTGATAAACCGACTGTAAGTGAAAAAAATATTTTTCTAAAATGGAAGAACCTTGGCGAAAGCATAACTTATCATTTCCAGATTGCAAGAGATATGGAGTTTAAAGAAGTAATTCTTGATAAAAAGATTGAAAAGTCTGAAATTAGTTTCGAAAAGCCTGAAGACTCCGGTGAATACTATGTTCGCACAAGCAGCATAGACAGGAAAGGTCGCGAAGGCGACTTCTCATCGCCTCAGTCCTTTGAGATAAAAAGCAAAATTATTTACGGTTTAATGGCATTTTTCACTGCTGTGGGTATTACCCTGCTGTTAGTACCGTAA
- a CDS encoding proline--tRNA ligase: MLLSKMFIPTMKEVPKEAEVISHKLMLRAGYIRKLSSGIYTWLPLGLKSVRKVENIIREEMNRKGAQEILMPLVQPKELWVESKRWDKYGKELLRFHDRNDREFCLAPTHEEVVTDLVRREVRSYKELPLSLYQIQTKFRDEIRPRFGVMRSREFSMKDAYSFDMDEAGAEKSYMEMYDAYNNIFKRCGFRFRPVEADTGQIGGSFSHEFMVLAETGEDVIVSCDTCDYAANLEKAEAGNRGGAFTGKKGNYRRVETPNQRKVEEVASFLNVDPHKILKTMIYNTNKGVSGVLVRGDREINETKLVNILSLDYLELADKYTIEEHTGGPLGFSGPIGLKIPLYADSDVQYMEDFVIGGNEEDVHVVEVNTGDFKVEGFFELKTVREGDPCPRCNGRLLSTKGIEVGHIFKLGLKYSEAMTATFLDKDGKERNMVMGCYGIGIGRTVAAAIEQGYDENGIVMPMAIAPFEVNVLPVNNSHAESMELADTIYRALMDKGIDVVMDDRDERPGVKFKDCDLIGIPLRVTIGERNLKEGLVELKMRNEKESQRISKEDIVRRVVGYVEELKHM, translated from the coding sequence ATGCTGCTTTCAAAGATGTTTATCCCTACAATGAAGGAAGTTCCGAAAGAAGCTGAAGTAATTAGCCACAAATTGATGTTAAGGGCTGGATATATCAGAAAATTATCGTCCGGAATATATACATGGCTGCCTTTGGGCTTAAAGTCTGTGCGAAAAGTAGAAAATATCATTCGTGAAGAAATGAACAGGAAGGGAGCACAGGAGATACTGATGCCTCTTGTTCAGCCTAAGGAATTGTGGGTGGAAAGTAAAAGATGGGATAAATACGGGAAGGAATTACTGAGGTTTCATGACAGAAATGACAGGGAATTTTGCCTTGCCCCAACCCATGAGGAAGTTGTAACTGATCTTGTAAGAAGAGAGGTAAGGTCATATAAGGAACTGCCCTTGAGTCTGTATCAGATACAGACAAAGTTCAGAGATGAAATACGGCCGAGATTCGGAGTTATGAGAAGCAGGGAATTTTCCATGAAGGATGCCTACAGTTTTGACATGGACGAGGCTGGTGCGGAAAAGAGCTATATGGAGATGTATGATGCCTATAATAATATATTTAAAAGATGCGGGTTCCGTTTCAGGCCTGTAGAGGCAGATACCGGCCAGATAGGAGGGAGTTTTTCCCATGAATTTATGGTACTTGCTGAAACAGGAGAGGACGTTATCGTGTCATGTGATACATGTGATTATGCAGCCAATCTTGAAAAAGCAGAGGCAGGCAACAGAGGTGGTGCTTTCACAGGCAAAAAAGGCAACTACAGGCGTGTTGAGACGCCTAATCAGAGAAAGGTTGAAGAGGTGGCGTCATTTCTGAATGTTGACCCGCACAAAATTCTGAAAACAATGATCTACAATACAAATAAAGGTGTTAGCGGTGTATTGGTCAGAGGAGACAGGGAAATCAACGAAACAAAACTTGTAAATATTTTATCCCTTGATTATCTGGAACTTGCAGACAAGTATACCATAGAAGAACATACAGGCGGGCCGCTTGGTTTTTCCGGACCGATAGGACTTAAAATACCCCTCTATGCGGATAGCGATGTCCAATATATGGAGGATTTTGTAATTGGCGGAAATGAGGAAGATGTCCATGTTGTCGAGGTTAATACAGGCGATTTTAAAGTTGAAGGTTTTTTTGAGTTAAAAACAGTACGCGAAGGAGACCCCTGCCCGAGATGCAACGGCAGGTTGTTGTCCACAAAAGGAATTGAGGTGGGACATATCTTTAAACTGGGTTTGAAATACAGCGAAGCCATGACGGCAACTTTCCTTGATAAAGATGGAAAAGAGAGAAACATGGTGATGGGGTGCTACGGTATTGGAATTGGAAGAACTGTGGCAGCAGCAATTGAGCAGGGATATGATGAGAATGGAATAGTAATGCCTATGGCTATTGCACCATTTGAAGTAAATGTGCTTCCTGTAAACAATTCACATGCTGAAAGCATGGAACTGGCCGATACAATATACAGGGCACTAATGGATAAAGGCATAGATGTTGTAATGGATGACAGAGATGAACGTCCGGGGGTAAAGTTCAAGGACTGCGACCTTATCGGCATACCATTGAGAGTTACAATCGGTGAAAGGAATCTGAAAGAAGGACTTGTGGAACTAAAGATGCGTAACGAGAAAGAATCTCAGCGGATCAGCAAGGAAGATATTGTCAGGAGGGTAGTAGGCTATGTTGAAGAACTTAAACATATGTGA